In Ramlibacter pinisoli, the sequence ACATCGGCCCGCACCCGGCCGGCCAGTGGGGGTTGCGGCGGCGGCCGCAGGACCGTCGCCTCGTAGTAGCAATCGCCGCCCGCGTCGCCGTCCTGCTCCGGCCGCACGGCGGCGCGGCCGGTGCTGCCGGCGCGCCCGCGGCGACGGGCGGCGCCGGGTTCAATGTCGGCCGGGCGGCGGACGGAAGCGCTGTCGACGGGCATCACCACGGCACCTGGGCCTTCCTGCGGCCGCACGCGCAAGGCCGCGCCGCCACCATAGCCAGGCGGGAGCGGCTGCGGGGGGCTGTTACCGCTGCGTACCCGACGAGCTCACCGGGCAGCGAGCCCGGCCGGCCGCGCTGAGGTCGTGCGCGGGATTCGGCAGGGTGGTGCGGCGCGGAGCCGGACGCGCGCTCAGGCCGCGCCGGCGGCGGCGGCCGCGATCACCCCGCCGCCCAGGCAGACCTCGCCGTCGTACAGCACGGCCGACTGGCCCGGCGTCACGGCCCACTGCGGCTGCGCGAACGCCAGGTGGAAGGCGCCGTTGGCGCCGGCCGCCAGCCGGCAGGGCGCGTCGGCCTGGCGGTAGCGGGTCTTGGAGCCGTAGTCGCGGGCCGGCGGCGCCACGCCGGCGATCCAGCTGGCATCGGCCGCGTCCAGCGCCAGCGACTGCAGCCAGGGATGGTCGTGGCCCTGCACCACCCACAGGGTGTTGGCGTCCAGGTCCTTGCGGGCCACGAACCAGGGCGCGTGCTCGCCGCCGCCGCGCTGGGCGCCGCGGGCCTTGAGGCCGCCGATGCCCAGCCCCTGGCGCTGGCCCAGGGTGTAGAACGACAGGCCCTGGTGCTGGCCGATCACGCGGCCGTGCGCATCCTTGATGGGGCCGGGTTCCTTCTGGATGTAGCGGTTGAGGAACTCCCGGAACGGCCGCTCGCCGATGAAGCAGATGCCGGTGGAGTCCTTCTTGGCCGCGTTCGGCAGCCCGATCTCGGCCGCCAGGCGCCGCACCTCGGTCTTGCGCAGTTCGCCGACCGGGAACAGCGCCTTGGCCAGCTGGTCCTGCGACAGCCGGTGCAGGAAGTAGCTCTGGTCCTTGGTCTCGTCCAGGCCCTTGAGCAGCTCGAAGCGGCCGCCGCGCTCGCGCACCCGCGCATAGTGGCCGGTGGCGATCTTGGCCGCTCCCAGCCGCATGGCGTGGTCGAGGAAGGCCTTGAACTTGATCTCGGCGTTGCACAGCACGTCGGGATTGGGCGTGCGGCCGGCCTGGTATTCGCGCAGGAACTCGGCGAACACGCGGTCCTTGTACTCGGTGGCGAAGTTGACGTGCTCGATCGGGATGCCGATGACGTCGGCCACGCTGGCGGCGTCGATGAAGTCCTGGCGCGACGAGCAGTACTCGTCGTCGTCATCGTCTTCCCAGTTCTTCATGAAGATGCCGACGACGTCCCAGCCTTCGCGCTTGAGCAGCCAGGCGCTGACCGCGGAGTCCACGCCCCCGCTCAGTCCCACCACCACCCGCTTGCTGCCGTCCATGGCCCGGATTATCCCAGCGGGACAGCAGCCCGATGGTCCGTGGGGACGGCGCCGCGGCGGGCCGGCTCGGGGTTTGCGCCGGTAGGCATGCCAACGTGCGCCCCCTAAGCTCGCGCCCAGGAGACAACGCATGATTCCAGCCTTGCAGCACCCCCTGACCCGCCGCCGCCTGGTGGCCGGCGCCGCCGCCGCGCTCGCGCTGCCCGCGCTGCGCGCGCAGCCGGCCTGGCCGTCCAAGCCGGTCCGCTTCCTGGTGCCGTTCGCCCCCGGCGGCACCTCGGAGATCGTGGCCCGCTCGGTCGCCGCCGAGCTCACCAAGCAGCTCGGGCAGAGCGTGTTCGTGGAGAACAAGCCGGGCGGGGCCGGGGTGGTGGCGATGGCCGAAGCGGCCAAGGCGGCGCCGGACGGCCACACGGTCATCCTGGGCCATGTCGGCACGCTGGCGGTCAATCCGTACATGCTGGCCAACCAGCCCTACGACGTGAACAAGGACTTCGTGCCGGTGACGCTGCTGGCCAAGGTGCCCAACGTGTTCGTCATCCACCCGGACGTGCCGGCCAAGAACTTCCGCGAATTCGTCGCCTACGCGAAGAAGAACCCCGGCAAGCTCAGCTACGGCTCGGCCGGCAACGCCAGCGCCGGCCACCTGGCGATGGAGTACCTGAAGCTGGTGACGGGCATGTTCATGACCCACATCCCGTACCGCGGCACCGGGCCCCAGCTCACCGACCTGCTGGCCGGCCGCACCCAGGCCTCGTCGGCCGGCATGCCGGCGCTGGGCGCCCACATCCGGTCCGGCAAGCTGCGCGCGATCGCGGTCGGCACCCACGATCGCATTGCCGTGCTGCCCGAGGTGCCGACGGTGCACGAGATGGGCTACAAGGACTTCGAGACCTCGCAGTGGTACGGCATGCTGGCGCCGGCCGGCACCCCGCCCGAGATCGTCAAGCGGCTCCAGGAGGAGTCGTACAAGGCGCTGCGCTCCAGCGCCGTGACCGAACGCTTCGCCACCGACAACGCGGTCGGCGGCGGCGGCCCGGCGTCGGAGTTCGCCGCCTTCATCGCCAGCGAGCAGAAGATCTGGAGCGACATCGTGCGCCGCGCCCAGATCAAGGCCGACTGATCAGGGCAGGCCGAACACGCTCGGGTCGGTGCTGACCACCGACAGCGGGTAGCGCACCCCGGCCAGGTAGTCCTCCATGCAGCGCACCAGCAGCGGGCTGCGGTGCCGCGCGCGCGAGGCCCGCACCTCCTGCGGCGTCAGCCAGAGCGCGCGCACGATGCCGCTGTCCAGGGCCCGCCCGGGCTCGGGCTCGCCCACCCGGCCGCAGAAGGCGAACCGCAGGTAGGTGAAGTCCTCGCCGGTGGCCGGCTTGCGGGCGCGCGAGAGGTAGACCCCGACCAAGGCGGTGGGCTCGAAGGGGTAGGCGGTCTCCTCCAGCGTCTCGCGGGCGCAGCCCTGGACCGGCGACTCGCCCGGGTCGAGGTGGCCGGCGGGGTTGTTCAGCTTGAGTCCCTCGCTGGTCTCTTCCTCGACCAGCAGGAAGCGGCCGTCGCGCTCGACCACGGCCGCCACGGTGACGCTGGGTTTCCAGCGCGGTTCGATGGCTCCCATGGGCGCGGATTATGGTGGCGCCGGCGCGCGCCGTGGGCCGACGCAGCGGCGCTGCGCGGTCGGCCACCGGCGGGCCCGGCGCCCGCACCGGCGCGTCAGGCGTCGTATTCGTCGGCCCCCTGGACCCAGATGAAGGACTGCACGTCGATCATGTCGCGCGCCCGCAGGCCGGGCCGGCGGTCGAGGTCGCGGCGGATGATGGCCCCGAAAGTCAACAGGCCGTGGTAGACCGGCCAGGACGGCTCCGAGCCGTAGCCGAAGTCGTAGCCGTAGGCGCGCGCCGCGCGGCGGGTGACGCGCGGCTTGAGGAACAGGTGGCGGTCGGGGCGGGCCAGGAAGCCGAACACCGTGACCACCGGCCAGGTGAGCACCTTGCCGCGCGGTTGCGGCAGGTCCTTAACCGCCTGCACCCAGTCCTGGAAGCGGCGCTGCGGCGCGCCGCGCCCGTGCAGGAAGGCGTACAGCTCGTGGGCGAACAGGCGCGCTCCGGCCGGCGTGCGCAGCGCGTCGCGCAGGGCCATCTTCTCGAACGAGAACAGCAGGTTGGTGCGCGACTCGATGCGGATCGCGATGTCGGCGATCTGGCGAAACTCGCCGCGCGCCAGCAGCTTGCGGAATTCGGCCGGGCCGAGCTCGGCCTGCCATTCGACATGGGCGCGCTCCTTGGTGGAGCGCTCGGCGATCAGGTAGGTCTCGTCCGCGAATCCGTCGGGGTAATAGAGCTCGAATTTGCGGCGTGCACGCGCTGCGCCGAGGTAGCAGACACCGGCGGCGCTGGCACCGGTGAGTGGGAGTGAGACAAAGGCTGGGCGTGGCATCCGGGCAGTTTTTGACCCCGGGGAAACTCATCCACGTCGGACACGACCTCACGTCCTTGTAGGACTCGCACCAGCCCAGCTGAGTGGACCGCTCAGGCAGCCACCAGCCTCAGCCGCGTGATTTCGGACGGCGCGGCCAGCCGTTTGGGCGGGCCCCAGTAACCGGTGCCGCGGCTGACGTAGACCCAGAGCCGGTCCAGCCGGTGCAGCCCGGCCGTGAACGGCTGCTGCAGACGCACGAAGAAGATCCAGGGGAAGAACTGGCCGCCGTGGGTGTGGCCGGAGATCTGCAGGTCGAACCCGGCCGCGGCCGCCGCGGTGGCGCTGCGCGGCTGGTGGGCCAGCAGCACACGGGCCCCGGCCCCGGCGGGAGCGCCGGCCAGCGCGGCCGTGGGGTCGCTGCGATGGGCCTCGTCGAAGCGATGCGCGCTGTAGTCGGCCACGCCGGCCAGCACCAGTGAGGCACCGTCGCGTTCGATCACCACGTGCTCGTTCATCAGCACCCGGATGCCCAGCCGCTGCACCTCGGCCACCCAGGGGCCGGCGCCGGCGTAGTACTCGTGGTTGCCGGTGACGAAGAAGCTGCCGTGGCGGGCGCGCAGCCCGGCCAGCGGCGCGACGTGCGGCCGCAGTTCCGGCACCGGGCCGTCGACGATGTCGCCGGTGATCGCCACCGCATCGGCCTCCAGGCCGTTGACCCGGTCGACGATGCGCTGCACGTACGCGGCGCGGATGGTCGGGCCCACGTGCAGGTCGCTGATCTGCGCGATGGTGAAGCCGTGCAGCGCGGCCGGCAGGTTGGCGATCGGGACGTCGACGTGCTTGATGCGCGCCGTGCGCCGCGTGTTGAGCAGGCCCACCAGCGTGAGCAGCAGCGCCAGCAGCGGCACCAGCTGCGCGCTGCGGCGATCCAGCGCCGCCGGCCCGGCATCGAGCAGGTGTGCACCCAGCAGCACCAGGTCGCGCGCCAGCGTCAGCACCAGCAGCGTGGAGAACAGCCCGAGCGCGAACAGGCCGGCGGCGGCGAGCCGGTCGGCGGCCGGCGGCCGGGCCCAGCGGCGCGCCGTCAGGCCGAGCGGGACCAGC encodes:
- the mnmA gene encoding tRNA 2-thiouridine(34) synthase MnmA — translated: MDGSKRVVVGLSGGVDSAVSAWLLKREGWDVVGIFMKNWEDDDDDEYCSSRQDFIDAASVADVIGIPIEHVNFATEYKDRVFAEFLREYQAGRTPNPDVLCNAEIKFKAFLDHAMRLGAAKIATGHYARVRERGGRFELLKGLDETKDQSYFLHRLSQDQLAKALFPVGELRKTEVRRLAAEIGLPNAAKKDSTGICFIGERPFREFLNRYIQKEPGPIKDAHGRVIGQHQGLSFYTLGQRQGLGIGGLKARGAQRGGGEHAPWFVARKDLDANTLWVVQGHDHPWLQSLALDAADASWIAGVAPPARDYGSKTRYRQADAPCRLAAGANGAFHLAFAQPQWAVTPGQSAVLYDGEVCLGGGVIAAAAAGAA
- a CDS encoding Bug family tripartite tricarboxylate transporter substrate binding protein, with the protein product MIPALQHPLTRRRLVAGAAAALALPALRAQPAWPSKPVRFLVPFAPGGTSEIVARSVAAELTKQLGQSVFVENKPGGAGVVAMAEAAKAAPDGHTVILGHVGTLAVNPYMLANQPYDVNKDFVPVTLLAKVPNVFVIHPDVPAKNFREFVAYAKKNPGKLSYGSAGNASAGHLAMEYLKLVTGMFMTHIPYRGTGPQLTDLLAGRTQASSAGMPALGAHIRSGKLRAIAVGTHDRIAVLPEVPTVHEMGYKDFETSQWYGMLAPAGTPPEIVKRLQEESYKALRSSAVTERFATDNAVGGGGPASEFAAFIASEQKIWSDIVRRAQIKAD
- a CDS encoding metallophosphoesterase, which translates into the protein MALFIVSGLLHLLIGMRLVPALPMLAAVALGLWLALSTALVPLGLTARRWARPPAADRLAAAGLFALGLFSTLLVLTLARDLVLLGAHLLDAGPAALDRRSAQLVPLLALLLTLVGLLNTRRTARIKHVDVPIANLPAALHGFTIAQISDLHVGPTIRAAYVQRIVDRVNGLEADAVAITGDIVDGPVPELRPHVAPLAGLRARHGSFFVTGNHEYYAGAGPWVAEVQRLGIRVLMNEHVVIERDGASLVLAGVADYSAHRFDEAHRSDPTAALAGAPAGAGARVLLAHQPRSATAAAAAGFDLQISGHTHGGQFFPWIFFVRLQQPFTAGLHRLDRLWVYVSRGTGYWGPPKRLAAPSEITRLRLVAA
- a CDS encoding NUDIX domain-containing protein, which translates into the protein MEPRWKPSVTVAAVVERDGRFLLVEEETSEGLKLNNPAGHLDPGESPVQGCARETLEETAYPFEPTALVGVYLSRARKPATGEDFTYLRFAFCGRVGEPEPGRALDSGIVRALWLTPQEVRASRARHRSPLLVRCMEDYLAGVRYPLSVVSTDPSVFGLP